CTTTCCTTATCCATCTCTTTTAATCCTCTTTTTTATcgtctattttattattatattattgatttgCTTCACTGATTAGCAGAATCCTGCGATTAGATTCATGGGAAGACTATTTCACCAAACTTAATTATGGACAAATATagtttattagataaatttgaaAAGCTCGGTTCTAGGCAATTCGCTTGTGTGTTGGCCTGCGAAGATCTCAACATGTTTGATCTCTTCTTTTTTATGTATTCTAgattacttataagttataatgtaGAGAAAATCGGAAGTGTGCTGCTACGGGTTTCAAATCAAACACATGATACTGCTCCGACTTTCAAATCCTATGGGGTTCCTCGTGGCTCAACTGGTATGCCCttctattacaattatttataatattctttctttttctcatgattttgagtggaattgcgAAAAGTGTTgactttaatcttgtttgtttgcgggtatttgtttgtttgtttaatccttgtgttttatttggtttttggtgtttttggtGATTTTTCGTGTTATATGTGAGACGCTTCGTTGTTCATTTCGCATACGACGAGGCAACTTGACcgatagcatagcggtggtggcTGATGGTGGCGGTGATGACGGCGGTTTCAGGACGGGATCCGGTTCAGAAAGGAAAGCgcgctaattgtgccttaattgagggcggTAATTGTGCCTCGTTAATTGTGCAtgtttattgagggcgtaaattgtggctcaattattgagggcgtaaattgtgcctctttattTAGGACGTTAATTGGGCCTTATttaagggcgttaattgtgtcttaattaaggatattaatattttattattatgccttaattaagagcttaattgtctcaatcatgagttatcatgattgtgggaatattttgatgtaatgtGTTAAATATATCaacttatattcttcttgtttctcttgttttattttcaggattcttggaagaagaccggtttttcttttcggacattaaagttttattgtctaaatttccccggtcatcttgcatgtccgacggttagataataagttttcttgaatgaaagaattatcacggtgaattgccgattctcgttgagatttattctcatttccaaaaaaaaaaaaaaaaaactgagttCTCTGGAGAATAATTTTGTTATCGGAAACTATTCTATCCtctcaattattattttcaattcaaCTCGTAAGTGTAAAAGCACCCGTAATACCATCCGAACCCTCCTTTAATCAATTCAATAGTAAAAGCAatcttatttgttaattatttatatacgcTGATTTATAGGGAAAAATCGTTTATGGAAGAGTTCAGACGAAATTAAAACAATGATCTTGTGGAGATCGATCATAAGATTAATTCAACTAATGGGAATTTTCAGGAAAATGAATAAAACCGATAATAATATTAACAAGGATTTTCATTCAAATAGAAAACTAATTTGACAAAAGGGAATGCATCTAATAAGTTGTCTTCAGTTAAATTATTATGTACCTCAGCTAATTTACACAATGATCGGAACTAAAGGATAAATATCAGTTATTGGTTGCATAAGTACAACTCTTTCCAATCAGATGCCGATTGGTTGCATAAGTACAACTCTTTCCAATCAGATGCCGATACTTTTACCTTTTCCAAGTGCAGTTTCACTCCTGGTCTTGCATGCTTGTGTACAAAATTGCACAGATCCTCCCGTGACATCGGTATGGCTTAATAAGACATCTCGTATGCCTCATGGTCCGGGGTTCTGTATATGAAACCTGAATCCTCACTTGATCGCCTTTTAACTACACTAGCCCTTTGCATTAACCGGACCAGTGCTTGCACAACTTCAGACATGGGTGGCCGGAACTCGGGTTCAGGCTACACAAcagaaaacaataattttaagaaTTATTACTCTTGTGAGGTAAAGATTGAAGACATTGTTCAAGCAACtgaatattagttttcactTGCCCTATAACATGTGTGCATGTGTGTGCGCGTTCTATATCATTTAACTTCAATATTGAGAGAGATTTTACCTGAACACAGAGAGCAATGATGTCAGCAAAACGTGACAAAGACTTTGCAGCATACATGCCATTAAGTGAGGGATCAACCATTTTCGCCAGGGCGTCAATATCATGGAGCTGAGGAGTAGCCCATCTTACTAAAGACTGTTCTGATCTCACCCTTGAACTAGAATTGACCGGAAAAAGAAAGCAAGGTTTTGATATTGATTCTAAATGATTATAATACTTATCCTAAACATATGAATTTTATGTGAAGTGAAAAACTAAGTATAAACTCTTCACTGACCTTGAAACAATATTGAAGTTTCAAAACCATCTTACGGTACAGGTAAGTTTATAGTTATTGTTTAAGTTAAGGTGAAATTAAATCAgttcaacttcaaagtttaACATAACGTTGGACTGACTTTCTGAAACTCATAATATTGCATTTTAGGAAATACATTTAGTATGATAAAATTTCATGTCGGCGTAATATAGATTGTACCTATCTAATGGCTTGCGACCTGTTAAGAGCTCCAACATCACCACCCCAAAGCTATATACATCACTTTTTACGGTGTATAATCCAGATAGGGCAAATTCAGGAGCACTATATCCAAATGAACCAACCATTTGAGTTGATGATACCTGTTGAACAAAATGTGAAGTAAATGTAACATAGAGAGTCTCAGGAGAGCAATATACATAAACACAGTTTGTGAATTGTTTGTATGTGAGCACTTCCTCAAATTATACATGTGCTATCAGCCTATGGCAATTCatcttttaaatttcaaatcttGAACCAGCCAACTGCCTACCAGATCTCCTCACAGTTAAGTTGGTTTTGATTTCGCAGCGAATTACCAGTTTACTACGCCTGCTTTCTAGTCAAGTTTGATGTTGAGCATTTGGAATGAAACCAATATCAAAATTCTAACCAGTTCACAACTACTTTAACAAGATCCTGAAAGAGGACTCTGCTTGAGAAAATGTATTTAACTATGGGTTAAAGTCAGACATTCATTCCCCTAAAGACAATTACAACGCAACTATGTTCAAAATTGTAGCAGTTGTCAGCCACATCAACATACCTGTCTTTCTGTATTCGGAGTTAGAGAAGCTAAGCCGCAGTCTGACAAATGGGGATTGAGTTCTTCATCAAGTAAAATGTTTGCCGACTTCAAGTTTCTATGAACAACAGAAGGAAGACATACTTCATGCAAGTACCTGCCAGAACGAGATGtcgataaaaataaaaacgTGCGCATTCAGTCTGATAGAAAGGTGCAAAGATCCATAAACATGAGACATACTCAAGACCTCGCGCAGTGCCAAGCGCTACTCTAATACGTGCATTCCATGTCAACATCTTGCTCCTATCATCAGCAAAGTATAACAAATCTTGCAAGCTACCATTTGCAATATAATCATGAACCAGAAGACGCTGACCATGTTCTGCACAATATCCTGCCAATGGAACAATGTTTGGGTGCCTAAGGCGCGACATATTCGAAACAGCTTCAAGGAAATTATCTTCTTCTTGCAATGACAATGCTGCATTGTCAATCTTCTTAATGGCCATCAGCTAAAGAAATGAAACGCTTAGACTGTTAATCAACTAAGAAATATTCTGCAGGGTTGCAGGGAATAATTACTTTATACTTATAGTTAAAGAGCTAAAAAAGTAAAGATCGGACTTAAAAGAATCGACCAATGAACAAGAGTTTTGGCACCCACTGACCACTGGAGGAATTATAAGTCTTGCATTAAGCAAACTTATGAATACAAATGTATATGAGTTCATAATATTAGTATATGAACTGACAATTATGGATACAATGTCTACGCACTTGTCAGTCGAAGGAAAGGTATCAATTTTCTCATCAATATGCAAAATCCTTTGCATGTTTTTTTCAcatttgaatttataaaaaaaatagaatttggtAGCTCATTCTTAGTTTTATGGCCATAAACTAAAGAAATTTACAAGAAATATGTAATTGGTGCCTGCTGGGTGCCTTTTCTAGTTGTCTTGAGATCATATATCATAAGAATTTCCTCTTAAGTTATATTATGATAGCGAAAATTCAAGTATATGTAGTGCAAATGAAGACACAATCACATAAACACGAGAAAATGTGAAACTACCTTCCCATTGGAAAACTCTGCTCTATAAACGCGACCAAGAGAACCTTCACCGATAAGATTATCTTGACTGAAGCTATTTGTTGCTGTTTGTAGGGTAGCAACACTGTAGGATGTAGCAGTTATAGGTGATTTGACTCTCTTTACAGAACCATTTTTCCCCTGCATCCTCTCAACCACCAAGTTTTCTGGAGGGGGGCTCAAATTTGCTGCAGTTGCAGTGGTTTTTGTCCTGTGTTCACGAGCCTCAGAGCTCACTACAACAAAATCAAATGCAAGAGTTAGTTTTATATGAAGAGAAATAGTTCTACAAGGCGaagcatttgcattaatggaaAATGAAGTGGGCTACCAGCTATGTCTTGCTTGTATTCAAATACATATGAATACTCAAAAGTTAAAATTGTTTAATTCAACTAGAATGGTGCTGCACATTTTGCCAAACCGGACCAAAATCAAAGTTGCTTGGTCTCAATAAACCCTAAGTACTGAAGAATTTTACTTCAATACGGAAGTTGAGATATTAGGAGCACAAGTACTTAAAGTATAATTACAATATATACTGAAGCTGCTACATGACAAAGGTTGGCCGGTCAAGTCAGTAAGTAAACAATAGGTTCGCTCACATGCACTGTACCtagattaaaatgaaaattaagaaGTCGGTGCTATCAAATCACACAGAATATGTATTGTCATTAAGAAGTTCAAACCACTACTTATTATTTAAACTAAAGTTAGAATTTAAGTTAAACTATCTTCTTCACTTATGGCTCTGAAGAAAAAATGACATAATCACTATTGACAGACAACCATCCCATTCCAATTTAGTAGaattttttctcaaatgacAGGCTTAATATTGATGAAATGCTGGGGATTAAAATTGCTGGCTTAAGCTAACCTGTTGCCAGTCAATTTCATCTTCATTTCACTTCTGCATACAGAACATCTATTATATCCCCCCCACCCCTCGTGGTGATATGTTTTTTTCACTTTCATATTTGTTCGAGAATAATGTTATTACTTACCCTTAAGTGAtgtaatcaaaagaaaagatctAGTAAATCGATTCACTCATCCAAACATCGGAAAACAAAATGAAAGAATCTATTGAATTCCACTTTAAAATAAGTGAAGAAAGGTTAGTTCCAGAATCAAAATCATAATGTAAGAAGCTTTCACTTGAACTCTACTTTTAAAAGGAAAGTGTTCAAGTAGTTTTACCCCCTTCTCTTCCCTTGAAAATAGAACTCAGGAGCACAGAGGGAAGTAAAAATTCATTCACTTTACTTACGTTTTGCCTGCTTTCAGTTTTAAGTTCTAGACCAATCCCTTAAATTGTCAAGTATAAAAAACACAGTTTCCTACAGAATATGGACAGACAGATAGATGTATAAAGAAAACCATGTTACAGAACTTATAGCAGTAGGCAAATTAACTCCAGATCAACTAACAACTAAGATAGAGACACAACACAATAGACTTTCTATCACTAAAACACTTGTAAAAGTCCAGATTTTCAAGAATACAATCCATAACAGAAAGGCAGTGTACCTTTTTCAAGAATTACAGGAAGCCTCCCACCAGAAGTTGCTAGGCTGTTTTCCTTCTTTCTACCCTTTCTCGCGCAGAAAACAAACACAAGCACAACAAAAAGAAGCACCAGAAGAGAGCCCACAACAATGCCAATAATAGCTCCAGCTGTTAGCCCTTTCTTGTTTCCATTAGAAGGATTCGATGATCTGCCACCAGAATCCCCAGGCTTTTTTGAACTAGGAGAATTGCTGCGATTATTATGAGATCTACCAGGTGGAGGCGGAGTGTatggtggaggaggaggggcAGGACCATTGTTAAATGAATTACCATCATAtctgttataatttaaaaatgttaGAGACTGATGAGAAAGATCAAAAATGATGAGCATAATATTTTTGACATAATAGGCTACCTAAAATTTGGGATAGAAATGAGCTCTCGTGGTATCCATCCATTAAATTGATTGTTTGCAACATTTCTGGGGAAAATTAGAAATGTAAGATGATTATTTGCAAAGCAACATCATGGCCCACAAATAGTGTGGATTTCTAAATCTGGCTTGATACACGATAAAAACCTAAACTTACAAATCAGTCAATGGCAAACCAGTCAGAACATTTAGAGAACCGGTTAACTGGTTGTTCTGCAAATGACTGCCAAAAGCATACATATGAGACAATTTTCTAAACACACTGGAACACATACAGATGAAAATTAAACTGCAAAATACTCACAGAGTAGATAAATTAGACACGGTATTTAAGGAGGCTGGAAGATCTCCGCTGAAATTATTGGAAGAGAGATCCCTGCATTACAAGCATTGGCATCAAAAAATGTCAAGCATTAGAATCTCTAGATTAAAAATTGTTTCAGGTAAATATATTGATGCACACATATTCCAAATTATGACCAAACTTATAAAGAATAACAATCAGCAGCAGCAAAAAAAATAGCTATCAACTATGAAACTGACTCTGATGTCTTACACGGTTGAAAGGTCAGTTAGATTCAGAAAAATATCCCCAATAGATTGTGCAAGGGAGTTGCTGCTAGCATTCCTGGAACAATAACCAATAAGCTTAACAATTCTGTATATAACTAAAAATATGATTACAGAAAGAACCATTACATTATAGACAAATCACATACAAGTAATTAAGAGAAAACATGGTGGCGATAGAATATGGAAGATTCCCAGTCAAGTTGTTGTGCGCAATATTGCTGCATGGCATAATGGACTGGAATCAGCACTCTAAAAATCTCAATTCAACTGTAacttaacaaaataaaaactacatGAAAGATCAAATATTACAAGCTTGTAAGGTTTGGCGGTAATTGGTAAGGGATGGCATCATGAAAGTTGTTCCCACTCAAATCTCTGGCATGAAAAATCAATCATAAATAGACAAAAACTGAATTAGAGAAAAATTTCACTGAAGTATGATAACTTCAAAATCCTAAAGGAAGTTAATATATTCCTCACAGAGTTCTTAGCTTCACGAGGCCATTAAGCATGTATCCCATTGACCCGCTGAGTCCTAGCCCAGAGATTTGACTGCAGCAGTATGTTGCATGTTAATATTCcaatctataaatattaatattaacatttaaaatttccatatatatatacactacaaGTTACTCTTCTAGTAATAGACACTCTTACATAGAAACAACAGCAGACCCTTCGCAGGATATTCCCTTCCATGATTCTGCACATGGATCACCGCCACTTGATTTCCAACCAGTTAGCTGTGATGGGTTGTTTAGTGATGTATATAGAACCTGAAGCGCTTGGACTGTACTTCAAACAACACCATATTATGAACATTAAATTCTCAAAACAATACTGTAGAATAATAAAATGAACAGAACATGGTAGAATCTTTATAATGCATCATTATAAAGAactattcaatttgaattacGAAAGTTGAATAGTGGTTTCGGACTCGATATTCAATTCGGGCTATTGTAGTGGTTTAACCATCCTCACTccaacatacatacatacaaacatatatatatatatacctcatAACCGACTAATAGTAGAGACTATGAAAGAACTAGGGAAGTATTGTTACAAGCAAAGCTAAAGTCTTTATAGAATTTCTTCTTCCTTCATTTAGATGTTCAGAATTATAtcagaaaataattaataaattcaaaCTGCATTGTCTGCTTTCTTCTCTTGCACCAATAGATCCTCAATTAGTTAAGTGTAAGAGGCTAagacaatttaaatattttagggCTTGCACTTATTGCACTTGGTGAGAAAGAACATATAATAAGGGGTTATCATCAGATTACAATTATTAGCTGTAATAGCTATTAGCATACAATCCTCAACTCAAATCAGATGATCACCTCAACAGTTCTGAAAAACATAAATAAGCAATATCTAAGTACCAATTTTCCTATCATTCTACAAAATAATCTTTGTAGTAGTGAGAATTGTCGAAATATCAATTTCGTAGACAGAATTGTCAATAATACTAATAGTGAAGTTCAGAAAATCTCCCATACATAAATTACCAGCAAAAAGTTCCCACCTTTACTCTCTATCACTCCTATACATCAATACAAATTAATGCCCCCTAAAAAATATTCAATCATTCATTAACAACCCTTTCAAGAATCCACACAAAAAACTCCATAACTAAAAAAAccagaaaataaaaaaaccaaATGCATTAACTAATTCATCAAATCACAAGAAAAAAAGTAATTAATACACACACCAACACAtattaatgtaaaaaattaCCATCAGACGGATCAGTAGTCCCTTGAACCAGTCCAAAACCAAAGATTATCAGCTCCACAAGTACCAAAGCCTCCAAGAACAATCTCCACCTCttcctctccatctctctcccaatctctcccaatctctctcaatctctcccaCTAAAAATGCAAAATAAATAGACAAAAACAAAAGACAATAGCTTGGCCTAAAGAAGAAGCAAGATCACCATTAAAGTGTAAGCTAAGAAGAGTATATATAGGCAGTAGGTAACACCATTGTGTGTATACAACAGAAAGAGTGAATGTATGTATAAACCACAACCATCactgtatgtatgtatacaatgtgtgtgtgtgtgtgtcggCTGTAAAAGGAAGCTTTTATTAGATTTAGAAATGAGTGTAAAGTCATGGATACATAAGAGACTGACTACACAGTAGGGAAGGGGGCAATAATTTTATCTGGACGAAAATGGGTCTGGAGATGGCTGAAATTACGGACAATGCCATTGTAGGGCCACCGACGGAAGGGGGGTGGGACTgggattttatatatatatttggttgcAGGTATAAATAAAGCGAAGGACTATAAAGGGATTTTGTTGAAAATGACATTCTTGTACATAtcttttttgtttgttaatcgACTTGTATCTTTGTGTAGTTAGAATTTTGAGGAGATTATTGCGTTACTCTGAAATAGTAGTAGAGGACTTTGGTTGTGATTTCTAGTTATTTCCTTATTTTTGTAAGTAAGTTTATGGTTTTCAATTTGAAAAATAGAAttgctaatttttattttgggaTGACAGATTACAATTGCCATGTATTTAGGTCTAATTTAATTAGAACAAtaagataattaaaaataatattttatatttgatcgcgctgaaattaatttaaattaaaattagttattGATCATtgctatttattaaaaatatattaaatttatatcaaatttataaaaataataaaatattaaataagagCCGTGCATGTGGGTTATAAACTAATATTACAATATTcatcaaataaattttcttaCGATCAAGTATTTTTAATTATGGATAATAATAGTATAAACACCGGTGcaaatcatatttataattttttagaaatCACGGGTACATCGtggacaaaacaaaataatggatagtttagaataatattttgccTTGTGAATACGCAAGAATTGAAGAAAAGATGGTTTGATCTAGGAATTCTATTTATTCAATTGTTCCTGATGGGTTAGTTGGtaaaataatgtatatttaAAGTCAATTATCACGGAAGGTTGTTGATTTAATCGGTCATTCCTTGTTTAGTTAGTACAATAATTGTTTAAGATTTAAGACTGGTTATAAAAAGGTAGTAGTTCGCTCATGACGTAAATATAGTGTTAAGTTGTGTTTAGTACAGAACCTAATTGACTTATGGTTGGAGTTAAGCATCATTATTATTCTGACCCCAGTCTTTATGAAGGTATAAAATATGTGGTATTCTCTATTCTGTTTCTGAGTTGTCGCGGATCTTCGCCCACAGCCTATAGtagttaggggtgagcaaaaaaccgaattgaaaccgaaaccgtaaccgaaaccggtgaaaaccgataaaaaccgaaccgtctaaaaccgaaccgatccgaaaccgaaaatttaaaaaccgaaccgattataacggttgcggttccggttttaggccaaaaccgaaccgcaaaaacccgaaccgaaccgattattaaaatgaatattatttatatttatatatatgtatatcacacataatttatataaatatttatatataacatataaatgTGATGAACAAAGTAAAATGGAGACGGGGGAGGTTACTAGGAAGTGGGGTTGAAATGTGCTGAGGTTGTTTCgttaaaattgttttatccGAACTAGTTCTTCCACCGAGCACTTTCTTTTAGTATCACTACAATTGAGTCGCTAATCTACTTCCATCATGATCCccacataatatataagtttCATTTGTAATATGATCTTGTTTAAATccgataatataataatgtggttcgttattaaatttgaagtatatatCGAACCAACATAAGTTATCtactaatttaatttgaaagtatgtttcttatttttatttattgcggttctaaaaccgaaaccgaaccgtttgaaaccgaaccgaggttttttgaaaccgaaaccgatccgACGGTTCggttgcggttgcggttttcaattttaaaaaccgaacacttgcggttccggttgcggttttaccctaaaaccgcaccgatccGCACCGTGCTCTCCCCTAATAGTAGTAGTAGGACATGATCATGTTCAATCGTTTTTTTGATGGGCAAATTCGAAAAGAAGGATACAAAACCCAAAATCTAGTAGCCGCCCCACCTTACATTCAGATTCATGGCAACTAGGCAATAGTCTGGCCCAACACAAACCCAGCCCAAGACCTAAATGAATGTAAGTCTGGCCCAACACAAAACCAGCCCAAGACCTAAATGAATGTGAGGGTGGATGCAGGTAGTCCGCATCACATGTCTATTTCACTTGCCGGCCTCTCTCCGAGACAGTATCCAGATCGTTACGCCTTTTGTGCGGGTCGGAATTTACCTGACAAGAAATTTCGTTATCTTAGGACTGTTATGGTTACGGTCGCCGTTCACCGGGACTTTGGTCACCGGCTCTTCTATCATTAGGTCATCAACTTCCTTGACCTTCCGGCACTAGCCGGGCTTGAGTCTCAAGagtttactttttttaaaataacgacTTATTTCTGAAGAAAACTATATGAAATAATACTTTTTTCTGAAACAAGCGattgtttttttgttaaataacgaATATTAAACAccgatttaatatttatacctaaagccttttttttataaaaagatgCATTTTTATAACCAAATAAGGAgttgtttttataataaattggtTGCCAAACACCCCTAAATCTCTCCGGGACTACTTTTAAAAACCTTTGTTTTTGATCTacttttgaaaactattttactGTTAAAAAATGTTACTAAAAAGGTGTTGTTAGAAAAATCGGATAATCGtttgataattattttgatatatacatattttggtttataatataggaaaataatatttttataaggtttgatagtgaaatttggGACAACatcctgcaaaagctgaaaagtgCTTTTTTTAGAAACATAAGTGGAcatcttttttttcaaaagcgGCTTTAAAAGTAAAAGTTGTGAAAACAAGCTATCAATAGTTAGTCATGAAAGTTATCAACTCCTGCCAAATATGACTTATCAATGAATAATTCAAAAACGAGACAAATGTTTTCAAGAAAGTACAAGTAAATAATTGAGTTGAAATTTTTCCTAAGAGTAGAAagttagtttat
This genomic window from Daucus carota subsp. sativus chromosome 7, DH1 v3.0, whole genome shotgun sequence contains:
- the LOC108196727 gene encoding protein STRUBBELIG-RECEPTOR FAMILY 8; translation: MERKRWRLFLEALVLVELIIFGFGLVQGTTDPSDVQALQVLYTSLNNPSQLTGWKSSGGDPCAESWKGISCEGSAVVSIQISGLGLSGSMGYMLNGLVKLRTLDLSGNNFHDAIPYQLPPNLTSFNIAHNNLTGNLPYSIATMFSLNYLNASSNSLAQSIGDIFLNLTDLSTVDLSSNNFSGDLPASLNTVSNLSTLHLQNNQLTGSLNVLTGLPLTDLNVANNQFNGWIPRELISIPNFRYDGNSFNNGPAPPPPPYTPPPPGRSHNNRSNSPSSKKPGDSGGRSSNPSNGNKKGLTAGAIIGIVVGSLLVLLFVVLVFVFCARKGRKKENSLATSGGRLPVILEKVSSEAREHRTKTTATAANLSPPPENLVVERMQGKNGSVKRVKSPITATSYSVATLQTATNSFSQDNLIGEGSLGRVYRAEFSNGKLMAIKKIDNAALSLQEEDNFLEAVSNMSRLRHPNIVPLAGYCAEHGQRLLVHDYIANGSLQDLLYFADDRSKMLTWNARIRVALGTARGLEYLHEVCLPSVVHRNLKSANILLDEELNPHLSDCGLASLTPNTERQVSSTQMVGSFGYSAPEFALSGLYTVKSDVYSFGVVMLELLTGRKPLDSSRVRSEQSLVRWATPQLHDIDALAKMVDPSLNGMYAAKSLSRFADIIALCVQPEPEFRPPMSEVVQALVRLMQRASVVKRRSSEDSGFIYRTPDHEAYEMSY